A genomic window from Punica granatum isolate Tunisia-2019 chromosome 2, ASM765513v2, whole genome shotgun sequence includes:
- the LOC116195588 gene encoding calcium-dependent protein kinase 1-like isoform X1, with translation MGNNCVGPAISKNGFIQSVSAAVWRSRYNADDSVRNNAENAEAATPREPESPLPVQNKPPEQVMIPKEAEPKQENPPNKPKKKPQVKRVSSAGLRTESVLQRKTDNFKEFYRLGKKLGQGQFGTTFLCVEKAMGKEFACKSISKRKLLTEEDVEDVRREVQIMHHLSGHPNVISIKGAYEDAVAVHLVMEFCVGGELFDRIIQRGHYTERKAAELTRTIVGVVEACHSLGVMHRDLKPENFLFVSEEEDSLLKTIDFGLSVFFKPGEKFTDVVGSPYYVAPEVLKKCYGPEADVWSAGVILYILLSGVPPFWAESEQGIFEEVLHGDLDFSSDPWPTISDSAKDLVKKMLVRDPKRRLSAHEVLCHPWIQIDGVAPDRPLDSAVLSRLKQFSAMNKLKKMALRIIAESLSEEEIAGLKEMFKMIDTDNSGQITFEELKAGLKRVGANLKESEIYDLMQAVSKCNMKDYHLLLQTGCLCRIYEVIVGLEKLQADVDNSGTIDYGEFIAAMLHLNKIEREDHLFAAFSYFDKDGSGYITPDELQQACEEFGIEDARLEEMIQEVDQDNDGRIDYNEFVAMMQKGNAGGFVKKALGNSISIRFRESPRN, from the exons ATGGGGAACAACTGTGTGGGCCCGGCCATCTCTAAGAACGGGTTCATCCAATCAGTCTCGGCTGCGGTGTGGCGTTCTCGGTATAATGCCGATGATTCGGTCCGCAACAATGCCGAGAATGCTGAGGCAGCAACTCCCAGAGAGCCCGAGTCTCCATTGCCGGTTCAGAATAAGCCTCCTGAACAAGTCATGATCCCGAAAGAAGCAGAACCTAAGCAAGAAAATCCACCTAATAAGCCCAAGAAGAAGCCCCAAGTGAAGAGGGTCTCTAGTGCAGGGCTTCGGACAGAGTCAGTCCTGCAGAGGAAAACCGACAACTTCAAGGAGTTTTACCGCTTGGGTAAGAAACTAGGACAAGGGCAGTTTGGAACAACTTTCTTGTGCGTCGAGAAGGCCATGGGAAAAGAGTTTGCTTGTAAATCTATATCAAAGAGGAAGTTGCTTACCGAGGAAGATGTGGAAGATGTTAGAAGAGAAGTTCAGATAATGCACCATTTATCAGGTCACCCGAATGTGATTTCTATTAAGGGAGCATACGAGGATGCTGTGGCAGTCCATTTAGTTATGGAGTTTTGCGTGGGAGGGGAACTGTTTGATCGAATTATTCAGCGGGGACATTATACTGAGAGAAAGGCTGCAGAGCTTACTAGGACTATTGTTGGTGTTGTCGAGGCATGTCATTCGCTCGGAGTTATGCATCGGGATCTTAAGCCTGagaatttcctttttgttAGTGAGGAGGAGGACTCCTTGCTTAAGACTATCGATTTTGGGCTGTCAGTTTTCTTCAAACCAG GTGAAAAGTTCACTGATGTGGTGGGTAGTCCGTATTATGTCGCACCAGAAGTTCTTAAAAAATGTTACGGTCCCGAAGCAGACGTGTGGAGTGCTGGAGTAATTCTATACATCCTACTCAGTGGAGTTCCTCCCTTTTGGGCTG AATCCGAGCAGGGGATATTTGAGGAGGTCTTGCATGGTGACCTCGACTTTTCCTCTGATCCCTGGCCCACAATCTCGGACAGTGCGAAGGATTTAGTGAAAAAGATGCTTGTTCGGGACCCGAAAAGGCGGTTAAGTGCACATGAAGTTCTAT GCCACCCTTGGATCCAAATCGATGGTGTTGCCCCTGACAGGCCTCTCGATTCTGCAGTTTTATCTCGGTTGAAGCAGTTTTCTGCCATGAACAAGCTTAAGAAAATGGCTCTTCGT ATCATCGCTGAGAGCTTATCAGAAGAAGAAATCGCGGGCTTGAAGGAGATGTTTAAGATGATAGATACCGATAACAGTGGTCAAATCACCTTCGAAGAACTGAAGGCAGGGCTGAAGAGAGTTGGAGCTAATCTGAAGGAGTCAGAAATTTACGATCTAATGCAAGCAGTAAGTAAATGTAATATGAAGGATTATCACCTTCTATTGCAAACAGGCTGTTTATGTCGCATATATGAGGTGATTGTTGGCTTGGAAAAATTGCAGGCAGATGTGGACAATAGTGGGACGATCGACTACGGAGAATTTATCGCTGCGATGTTGCATCTGAACAAGATTGAGAGAGAAGACCATCTGTTTGCTGCCTTTTCGTATTTTGATAAGGATGGTAGCGGGTATATCACTCCAGATGAGCTCCAACAGGCTTGTGAAGAGTTTGGGATTGAGGATGCTCGCCTTGAGGAAATGATCCAAGAAGTCGATCAAGACAAT GATGGACGCATAGACTACAATGAGTTCGTGGCGATGATGCAGAAGGGAAATGCAGGTGGGTTTGTGAAGAAAGCCCTAGGAAACAGCATCAGCATCCGCTTCCGGGAATCTCCGAGAAATTAG
- the LOC116195588 gene encoding calcium-dependent protein kinase 1-like isoform X2, whose amino-acid sequence MGNNCVGPAISKNGFIQSVSAAVWRSRYNADDSVRNNAENAEAATPREPESPLPVQNKPPEQVMIPKEAEPKQENPPNKPKKKPQVKRVSSAGLRTESVLQRKTDNFKEFYRLGKKLGQGQFGTTFLCVEKAMGKEFACKSISKRKLLTEEDVEDVRREVQIMHHLSGHPNVISIKGAYEDAVAVHLVMEFCVGGELFDRIIQRGHYTERKAAELTRTIVGVVEACHSLGVMHRDLKPENFLFVSEEEDSLLKTIDFGLSVFFKPGEKFTDVVGSPYYVAPEVLKKCYGPEADVWSAGVILYILLSGVPPFWAESEQGIFEEVLHGDLDFSSDPWPTISDSAKDLVKKMLVRDPKRRLSAHEVLCHPWIQIDGVAPDRPLDSAVLSRLKQFSAMNKLKKMALRIIAESLSEEEIAGLKEMFKMIDTDNSGQITFEELKAGLKRVGANLKESEIYDLMQAADVDNSGTIDYGEFIAAMLHLNKIEREDHLFAAFSYFDKDGSGYITPDELQQACEEFGIEDARLEEMIQEVDQDNDGRIDYNEFVAMMQKGNAGGFVKKALGNSISIRFRESPRN is encoded by the exons ATGGGGAACAACTGTGTGGGCCCGGCCATCTCTAAGAACGGGTTCATCCAATCAGTCTCGGCTGCGGTGTGGCGTTCTCGGTATAATGCCGATGATTCGGTCCGCAACAATGCCGAGAATGCTGAGGCAGCAACTCCCAGAGAGCCCGAGTCTCCATTGCCGGTTCAGAATAAGCCTCCTGAACAAGTCATGATCCCGAAAGAAGCAGAACCTAAGCAAGAAAATCCACCTAATAAGCCCAAGAAGAAGCCCCAAGTGAAGAGGGTCTCTAGTGCAGGGCTTCGGACAGAGTCAGTCCTGCAGAGGAAAACCGACAACTTCAAGGAGTTTTACCGCTTGGGTAAGAAACTAGGACAAGGGCAGTTTGGAACAACTTTCTTGTGCGTCGAGAAGGCCATGGGAAAAGAGTTTGCTTGTAAATCTATATCAAAGAGGAAGTTGCTTACCGAGGAAGATGTGGAAGATGTTAGAAGAGAAGTTCAGATAATGCACCATTTATCAGGTCACCCGAATGTGATTTCTATTAAGGGAGCATACGAGGATGCTGTGGCAGTCCATTTAGTTATGGAGTTTTGCGTGGGAGGGGAACTGTTTGATCGAATTATTCAGCGGGGACATTATACTGAGAGAAAGGCTGCAGAGCTTACTAGGACTATTGTTGGTGTTGTCGAGGCATGTCATTCGCTCGGAGTTATGCATCGGGATCTTAAGCCTGagaatttcctttttgttAGTGAGGAGGAGGACTCCTTGCTTAAGACTATCGATTTTGGGCTGTCAGTTTTCTTCAAACCAG GTGAAAAGTTCACTGATGTGGTGGGTAGTCCGTATTATGTCGCACCAGAAGTTCTTAAAAAATGTTACGGTCCCGAAGCAGACGTGTGGAGTGCTGGAGTAATTCTATACATCCTACTCAGTGGAGTTCCTCCCTTTTGGGCTG AATCCGAGCAGGGGATATTTGAGGAGGTCTTGCATGGTGACCTCGACTTTTCCTCTGATCCCTGGCCCACAATCTCGGACAGTGCGAAGGATTTAGTGAAAAAGATGCTTGTTCGGGACCCGAAAAGGCGGTTAAGTGCACATGAAGTTCTAT GCCACCCTTGGATCCAAATCGATGGTGTTGCCCCTGACAGGCCTCTCGATTCTGCAGTTTTATCTCGGTTGAAGCAGTTTTCTGCCATGAACAAGCTTAAGAAAATGGCTCTTCGT ATCATCGCTGAGAGCTTATCAGAAGAAGAAATCGCGGGCTTGAAGGAGATGTTTAAGATGATAGATACCGATAACAGTGGTCAAATCACCTTCGAAGAACTGAAGGCAGGGCTGAAGAGAGTTGGAGCTAATCTGAAGGAGTCAGAAATTTACGATCTAATGCAAGCA GCAGATGTGGACAATAGTGGGACGATCGACTACGGAGAATTTATCGCTGCGATGTTGCATCTGAACAAGATTGAGAGAGAAGACCATCTGTTTGCTGCCTTTTCGTATTTTGATAAGGATGGTAGCGGGTATATCACTCCAGATGAGCTCCAACAGGCTTGTGAAGAGTTTGGGATTGAGGATGCTCGCCTTGAGGAAATGATCCAAGAAGTCGATCAAGACAAT GATGGACGCATAGACTACAATGAGTTCGTGGCGATGATGCAGAAGGGAAATGCAGGTGGGTTTGTGAAGAAAGCCCTAGGAAACAGCATCAGCATCCGCTTCCGGGAATCTCCGAGAAATTAG